The following coding sequences lie in one Spinacia oleracea cultivar Varoflay chromosome 1, BTI_SOV_V1, whole genome shotgun sequence genomic window:
- the LOC110803557 gene encoding farnesol kinase, chloroplastic isoform X1: MLTPPRHESYVNAFSSVKHFSHSLISPSFLTPSINFSGELRKFRANTSHSLKLRRKKTVAANIMLPDNPVISDICATVITAAIARGVLGIWELTAKYDVFDSKLNRKLVHISIGLVFMLCWPLFRHSGYRGAFLACLVPGLNALRVLLIGLGIYKDEATVKSMSRFGDYRELLKGPFYYASAISFACLVFWRTSPIGIAAICNLCAGDGLADIVGRRLGKDKLPYNKNKSYAGSIAMATAGFVASVGYMHYLSAFGFMQENWGLVFRLLVVSLVSSVVESLPISTQLDDNLTVPLASFSTGFLLF, encoded by the exons ATGCTGACACCTCCTAGACATGAGTCATATGTCAACGCCTTCTCTTCAGTAAAACACTTTTCTCACTCCTTAATTTCTCCATCTTTTCTCACCCCCTCTATAAATTTCTCCGGCGAACTCCGCAAATTCAGGGCAAACACTTCCCATTCATTAAAGTTACGGAGAAAGAAGACGGTCGCGGCAAACATCATGTTGCCAGATAATCCAGTGATAAGTGATATTTGTGCCACTGTTATAACCGCAGCTATTGCTCGTGGTGTGCTTGGGATTTGGGAGTTGACTGCTAAGTACGACGTCTTCGACTCG AAACTGAACAGGAAGCTTGTGCATATCAGCATTGGGCTAGTTTTCATGCTTTGCTGGCCATTATTCAGGCA CTCTGGGTATCGTGGTGCATTTTTAGCTTGTCTCGTTCCCGGACTCAACGCATTACGTGTGCTTCTTATTGGACTTGGGATCTATAAGGATGAAGCCACTGTCAAGTCAATGAGCCGATTTGGAGACTACAG GGAACTTCTGAAGGGACCTTTTTACTATGCATCTGCCATCAGTTTCGCTTGTTTAGTTTTTTGGAGGACTTCCCCAATTGGGATTGCAGCGATTTGTAACCTGTGTGCTGGAGATG GTTTGGCTGACATTGTGGGAAGAAGATTAGGCAAGGATAAACTTCCTTATAATAAAAACAAGTCCTATGCTGGTAGTATTGCTATGGCAACTGCTGGATTTGTGGCCTCTGTCGG GTACATGCACTATCTTTCTGCATTTGGATTCATGCAAGAAAATTGGGGTTTGGTATTTCGTTTGTTGGTTGTATCACTTGTTAGTTCAGTTGTGGAATCACTTCCCATAAGCACGCAACTTGATGATAATCTCACAGTTCCACTCGCTTCCTTTTCAACCGGCTTCCTTCTCTTTTGA
- the LOC110803557 gene encoding farnesol kinase, chloroplastic isoform X2 has translation MLTPPRHESYVNAFSSVKHFSHSLISPSFLTPSINFSGELRKFRANTSHSLKLRRKKTVAANIMLPDNPVISDICATVITAAIARGVLGIWELTAKYDVFDSKLNRKLVHISIGLVFMLCWPLFSSGYRGAFLACLVPGLNALRVLLIGLGIYKDEATVKSMSRFGDYRELLKGPFYYASAISFACLVFWRTSPIGIAAICNLCAGDGLADIVGRRLGKDKLPYNKNKSYAGSIAMATAGFVASVGYMHYLSAFGFMQENWGLVFRLLVVSLVSSVVESLPISTQLDDNLTVPLASFSTGFLLF, from the exons ATGCTGACACCTCCTAGACATGAGTCATATGTCAACGCCTTCTCTTCAGTAAAACACTTTTCTCACTCCTTAATTTCTCCATCTTTTCTCACCCCCTCTATAAATTTCTCCGGCGAACTCCGCAAATTCAGGGCAAACACTTCCCATTCATTAAAGTTACGGAGAAAGAAGACGGTCGCGGCAAACATCATGTTGCCAGATAATCCAGTGATAAGTGATATTTGTGCCACTGTTATAACCGCAGCTATTGCTCGTGGTGTGCTTGGGATTTGGGAGTTGACTGCTAAGTACGACGTCTTCGACTCG AAACTGAACAGGAAGCTTGTGCATATCAGCATTGGGCTAGTTTTCATGCTTTGCTGGCCATTATTCAG CTCTGGGTATCGTGGTGCATTTTTAGCTTGTCTCGTTCCCGGACTCAACGCATTACGTGTGCTTCTTATTGGACTTGGGATCTATAAGGATGAAGCCACTGTCAAGTCAATGAGCCGATTTGGAGACTACAG GGAACTTCTGAAGGGACCTTTTTACTATGCATCTGCCATCAGTTTCGCTTGTTTAGTTTTTTGGAGGACTTCCCCAATTGGGATTGCAGCGATTTGTAACCTGTGTGCTGGAGATG GTTTGGCTGACATTGTGGGAAGAAGATTAGGCAAGGATAAACTTCCTTATAATAAAAACAAGTCCTATGCTGGTAGTATTGCTATGGCAACTGCTGGATTTGTGGCCTCTGTCGG GTACATGCACTATCTTTCTGCATTTGGATTCATGCAAGAAAATTGGGGTTTGGTATTTCGTTTGTTGGTTGTATCACTTGTTAGTTCAGTTGTGGAATCACTTCCCATAAGCACGCAACTTGATGATAATCTCACAGTTCCACTCGCTTCCTTTTCAACCGGCTTCCTTCTCTTTTGA